In Cellulomonas sp. Y8, the genomic stretch TCCAGCGCGGTCAGCACCGCCTGGCGCGTCTGCTCGGACACGCCGCTGCGGCCGTTGAGCACCCGGCTCACCGTCGCCTCGGACACCCCGACCTTCTGCGCGACCTCCGCGAGCCGTCCAGCCATGCCGCAACTCTACGACGTGATCGCGCAAGCGGCTTGCACGCCCGCGCGCCGGGGCCGTCAGGCGCTGGCGGCCTCCCGCGGGGCGAGCGCCCGCAGCTGCCCGGCGATGTCCCGGGCCCAGGCCCGGACCGCGTCGAAGTCCCGGTGGTCGCCCTCCTTGGCGCGGGCGCCCGCGATGATCGCCCGCTCCGCGAACGCGAGCTCGCTGCGCAGCAGCCGCCCGGCGAACGCCCGGTGCCCGACCGCCCCGACGTCCTGCATGAGCGCGAGCAGCTCGTGCGGGCTGTTCGCGCGCGCCGCGGGCTGCGTGGCGAGGCCGGACGAGAACACCCAGACCTGCCGCCGCCGCAGCTCGCCCGCGAGCCGCGCGGCCAGGTCGCGCGCCGACGGCATCCAGTGCGCCGTGTACACCGCCGAGCCGAGCACGACCGCGTCGTACCCGTCGAGGTCGGCCACGTCCTCCGGCGCGACCTCGTCGACCACGTGCCCGTCGGCCCGCAGCACGTCCGCGACGGCCGAGCCGATCTCCGCGGTGGCACCGTGGCGCGAGGCCACCGTCACCAGGACGTTCATCGCTCTGCCCTCCAGCGGCTGGGTCGCGGCGGTCGCGTCCGACCCCCTCCCGGCCCGGACCCGCCGACATCCATGGTCCGTCGCGGACCAGGCCCCGTCGTGGGCCGGAGGTCCCCCCGTGCGCCGGCCCATGGCCTGCCGGGCGGCGTCACGGCGCGCCCGCGTCCGCGTCGTGACCTGCTGCGCCGTCGCCGCGGTCGAGGTCCGGGATGGCCGGCTGGCCCGCCCGCAGCGCGCCGGCCACGTCCGTGAGCGCCGCGAGCTGCTCCGGGTCCAGGGCCCCGCCGACGTAGTGCGCGATGGCCTGGACGTGCCGCCGGCCGACGTCCTTCTGCAGCGCCGCTCCCGCGGCGGTGAGCCCGACCACGACGCCGCGACCGTCGCCGGCCGCCGGGGCGCGCCGCACCCAGCCGGCCTCCTCGAGGCGCTCGACCATCCGGCTCAGGCTCGGCTGGCTGAGCAGGCTCGACTCCCCCAGGTCGCGCAGCCGCAGGCCCCCCGGCGCGCGGGACAGCGTGAACAGCACGTCGTACTCCCGCAGCGTGATGCGGTCCCAGATCGGGTCGCGCTGCAGCCGGCGCATGATCGCGACCTGCGCGCGGAACAGCTCCTCCCAGGCGACCGCCGCGGCCCGCACGTCCACCGCCCCGGCCGCGGGCCCCGGGGCCATCGCCGTGTCCTGCACCGTCATCGCCGCTCCGTCCGCCGGTCCATGCGTTCGCATCTACCTCACCCAACCCCGGCGGTCCCGGCGGTGTTCCCGCGGCGGCACCCGGCGGCGCGGCTAGTCTGGCCCGATGCAGAACGACGGCGTCCGCTCGACGTACGTGCTGGTCGACGGCGAGAACATCGACGCGACCCTCGGCTCCTCGATCTTCAACGGCCGGCCCACCCCGGAGCAGCGGCCCCGCTGGGAGCGCGTGCTGGAGTTCGCGCACCGCACCTGGGGCCAGCAGCCGCGCGGCCTGTTCTTCCTCAACGCCACCAGCGGCACGCTGCCCATGTCGTTCGTGCAGGCGCTGCTCGCGATCGGGTACCAGCCGATCCCGCTGGCCGGCGAGGGCAAGGTCGTCGACATCGGCATCAAGCGCACGCTGGAGGCGCTGGCCGACCGGCAGGGCGACGTCCTGCTCGCCTCGCACGACGGCGACTTCGCCCCCGAGATCGAGGCGCTGCTCGGCGGCGACCGCCGCGTCGGGCTGCTCGCGTTCCGCGAGTTCACCAGCACCGCGCTCAGCCACCTCGCCGACCGCGGGCTCCAGGCGTTCGACCTGGAGACCGACGTCAAGGCCTTCAACGTCACCCTG encodes the following:
- a CDS encoding flavodoxin domain-containing protein, whose product is MNVLVTVASRHGATAEIGSAVADVLRADGHVVDEVAPEDVADLDGYDAVVLGSAVYTAHWMPSARDLAARLAGELRRRQVWVFSSGLATQPAARANSPHELLALMQDVGAVGHRAFAGRLLRSELAFAERAIIAGARAKEGDHRDFDAVRAWARDIAGQLRALAPREAASA
- a CDS encoding MarR family winged helix-turn-helix transcriptional regulator → MTVQDTAMAPGPAAGAVDVRAAAVAWEELFRAQVAIMRRLQRDPIWDRITLREYDVLFTLSRAPGGLRLRDLGESSLLSQPSLSRMVERLEEAGWVRRAPAAGDGRGVVVGLTAAGAALQKDVGRRHVQAIAHYVGGALDPEQLAALTDVAGALRAGQPAIPDLDRGDGAAGHDADAGAP
- a CDS encoding NYN domain-containing protein, with amino-acid sequence MQNDGVRSTYVLVDGENIDATLGSSIFNGRPTPEQRPRWERVLEFAHRTWGQQPRGLFFLNATSGTLPMSFVQALLAIGYQPIPLAGEGKVVDIGIKRTLEALADRQGDVLLASHDGDFAPEIEALLGGDRRVGLLAFREFTSTALSHLADRGLQAFDLETDVKAFNVTLPRLRIIPLDEFDPLRYL